TCGCAGAACCGACTGAAACCGTAGGCGACCTGATGCGAGTTAGCCAACTTGTCCCCGACTACGCCCTTCACAACAACCCTTACAGTCTCGTAGGGGCACATGGTCTGAGCCGCATAGGTGTCGTCGATGGTCCAGTCATATCCATCTGCCATGTCCCGCAGGCGAGCAGTAGCTGAAGGTGTCAGCGAATTCCCGAATGGCAACGCAATGTCAGACTTACCGTTAGTCAGATAGTTCGAGATCCAGACCTTGGCAGCATCGTTGCCTCCGTTATGCTTGCGGGCGTTGGGGCAATTCAAATACCCAGCAAGCGAATTGTTGGCCCTGTCTTGTTCGATGATAACCTCGATGGTGGCGTTGTTGGTCCTAAGACGACGTCAGTCACCGGCTCCTCCAGCCAGTATATCGAGGGGCTCATACCACTCCAGACCAAAGaaaccagccagccaatATTCGGCCGACTTCAGCATTCGGTCCTGTGTCTACATACGTGTTAGTCGTTCAACAGCACAGATGTGCAATAGAGGGGTTGGGCTTACCGTGGTCCGCACGATGATCTTGCTGTTGGGATTGTACAAGGAAGAGTACATGTATGAGTGCAGAATGCCTAAATTAGTAGTCAGTATCCGAGGGGGGACGTCGGGCCTAGACTATGTATTCTCACCAGAATCAAACAGTTCCTGGCGTCCTAGACTGCGGGTTAGATGGTGTACCGACACAAACTTCATGGGGCACTCACCCTTGGGTACCAGGATCTCATGGCCTAGCTGATACTTCCAGTTGTTTAGGAATTCCAAGACTCCCTTcgccttgagcttctttcCAGCTTTGGCAATGCGCTCTCCGAAACTGGCAACACCAGATCCGGTGGTTGGATACCTGGAGCCATGCCGGGAAAGCATCTAGCGCAAGAAAAAAGCAAATTGATTAGTTGGCCAACTCGAAATCCGCGTCGTTTCTTCGAAGCATAACACGGCTTCATGTCAAGCATGGGCATGAACAGATATCGGGAGCGTACCTGAACTTGGACAATATCTGCCCCAGGAGGTAAGGCGTACTCATCCACCCCGAACCCAGGACTCGGCTGGTACGGTGTGAGGAACCTACACGGCAACGTCAAACAGTGCTTCGTCTCCATGACCAAGAAACTTACCCCATCATGTTGAAAATGCTTTCATTCTTACTCCCCATGCCCTCGATCGGGATATCCGTCTGCAACGGCTGGTTCGGCACATACGTCCCCGTCGGCAGGACCCTCGTCTGCGCCATGAAGGCAGGCTTCCCAGTCGCTGTCGGACCAGCCCACAATTCGGGGCTCGTCCGGAAGTACTGCGGTACATTGTCGTCCGGCCTGCAGGGGCAGTCGTCCAGATTCTTCAGGCTGCCGAGCACGCCAGGACCCCTCTgcacgctgccgccgtcccaGGCGAAGCccaggacgacgaaggcgagcaTGCACCCCACAACGGCGAGGGCCAAGGCGATGGCAATGGTGGCacgccggcggctgctgggcgtgttggcgatgccgccgctgaggtcgacgtcgacaaaGCCCGCCGTGTGGGTGGACGTCAGTGGGGGGAGGGCCGGGAGCGGTTTCTCACTTGGCAACGGCTTCTTTCGCCGGCCAGCGGAGCCGGAGCGGCTGCGGCGGGGCGACGATTGCTGTTGGTTCTGCTGAGAATAGTGCTCCTCCTGTCCGGGGACGCGCAGGTAGCCTCCCTGACGAGGCGCCATGGTCGCCGCTTGAAGCTGGGGAGAGAAGCTCGACAATCAgtgcccaaggccaacgtAGTAAACGATCCACGTCGCAGTGGGACCTGAGAGAAACCGCGCCGGGATCGACGGTCCGTCGAACGCTGCCGTTCGATTGGGAGAAACAACAGGCTGCTCCGTTTGGTACAGTACTCCACCAACACACACGCGGGGGCACGGATACACAAACACAGGTCGGCGTGGAGATAATACGCAGTCCCGAGTAGAGAAATTAACGCAAGAGACACGTCAGACAACGGCACGTTTCACAGCCGAGGCTGTATCCGTAGGTTGCATGCAGCTTCCGAAGCAGGCGGCGAAGAGGCGGGAGAGCAGAGAGGGCGTGCACGCTAACGCGGGAGGTCGTGGGGGTGCGCCTGCAGATAGAGTGGCGGATGGATTGATGGATGGGTGTGTAGCCGATGCTGATTCTGTGACTGGCAGTCGTGTGATGCAGCAGAAAGATGCGACTCGGATCTCGTTCCCTTGGGTTCCTCCTAATTGGCCACTCTCATGGACAATGTGGTTCGAGGCAGCTGCAGAACGGGAATCGCGGGATACGAGGAAGTGAAAATCAAAATGAACGAAGCAAGCAAAACAGCGGTCAGGAGAGTTGTTGTGCGCAGGACAGGCCGCGCAGGAGAGGATGAAGTCGTGACGAAGACGTCGTTCGATCTAGGCCTCCGGAGCTCACGAGAGAGGTTAGAGAGGCTCAATGGTTAGGGGGTAACCTGTCGTTAGAAACAACTGTCTCATTCGACAGAGCCAGCCCCGCTTCTGGTTGGCTTACCTTAGCTTAACGGGAAGATGGAGCCGGTCCCGAAAGCACAGGTTCGCTGGCCAATTGGATCGGCCAATACATCCCCGGGATATAGTGGTCGGTGCACTGTTCGGCTGCTTTCCCATAGCACGTGAACCCCGGGAATACAGACTACCTTATCGTCTTGCTTGACAAGTGTTACATACAcctctcttccttccttcAGCCGCAtaaaaaggaagaaaaaaaaacctccTGTTATCAAAGACCACGTCCGTTGTCGCAGAGAAAAGTCGGACAACATCGATTGTAGCGGGCATGCGATCGctctttccttttccttccttcgGAGGCGGTAAAGCTTCATCCAATCACCTCTCATTGGTGACCGTTTTCCACCAACCCGACTACCATCTGCTC
The DNA window shown above is from Colletotrichum destructivum chromosome 2, complete sequence and carries:
- a CDS encoding Putative histidine phosphatase superfamily, clade-2, histidine acid phosphatase active, which translates into the protein MAPRQGGYLRVPGQEEHYSQQNQQQSSPRRSRSGSAGRRKKPLPSEKPLPALPPLTSTHTAGFVDVDLSGGIANTPSSRRRATIAIALALAVVGCMLAFVVLGFAWDGGSVQRGPGVLGSLKNLDDCPCRPDDNVPQYFRTSPELWAGPTATGKPAFMAQTRVLPTGTYVPNQPLQTDIPIEGMGSKNESIFNMMGFLTPYQPSPGFGVDEYALPPGADIVQVQMLSRHGSRYPTTGSGVASFGERIAKAGKKLKAKGVLEFLNNWKYQLGHEILVPKGRQELFDSGILHSYMYSSLYNPNSKIIVRTTTQDRMLKSAEYWLAGFFGLEWTNNATIEVIIEQDRANNSLAGYLNCPNARKHNGGNDAAKVWISNYLTNATARLRDMADGYDWTIDDTYAAQTMCPYETVAYGFSRFCDLFTYEEWVGFSYSIDLMFAGNNAFQNPTGRAVGIGYQQEVIARLQNHTLGYSGSQINVTLDNNTVTFPLNQSLYFDFSHDTNIASILTAFGLKQFSQLLQPTQYPGPHNFTVSHITPFGARLDIEIIKTPKPFKADRSGYDEKGGETKYVHFILNQRTVPLGWSFPECDVERKDGWCEFETFLQVQQGMPELADYDKACHGDIETVPYGVVYDGRPM